A stretch of the Streptomyces sp. NBC_00654 genome encodes the following:
- the tal gene encoding transaldolase: protein MTDALKRLSDEGVAIWLDDLSRKRITSGNLAELIDQSHVVGVTTNPSIFQKAISSGDGYERQLTDLATRKVTVDEAIRMITTADVRDAADILRPVFDTTDGQDGRVSIEVDPRLAHHTAPTVAEAKQLAWLVDRPNTLIKIPATKAGLPAITEVIGKGISVNVTLIFSLERYREVMDAYLAGLEQAKAAGLDLSKIHSVASFFVSRVDSEIDKRLDALGTDEAKALKGKAALANARLAYQAYEEVFASDRWAALDRAQANKQRPLWASTGVKDPAYKDTLYVDDLVAPGTVNTMPEATLNATADHGQIIGDTIAGTYEQARAELDAVEKLGISYDDVVRVLEDEGVEKFAVSWNDLLTSTEAELKRLAPSEG, encoded by the coding sequence ATGACAGACGCACTCAAGCGCCTCTCCGACGAGGGCGTGGCGATCTGGCTCGACGACCTGTCGCGCAAGCGGATCACCTCCGGCAATCTCGCCGAGCTGATCGACCAGAGCCACGTCGTGGGTGTCACCACCAACCCGTCGATCTTCCAGAAGGCGATCTCCTCGGGCGACGGTTACGAGCGGCAGCTCACCGACCTCGCCACCCGCAAGGTGACCGTCGACGAGGCCATCCGCATGATCACGACGGCGGACGTCCGTGACGCCGCCGACATCCTGCGTCCGGTCTTCGACACGACCGACGGCCAGGACGGCCGGGTCTCCATCGAGGTGGACCCGCGGCTGGCCCACCACACCGCGCCGACCGTCGCCGAGGCCAAGCAGCTGGCCTGGCTGGTGGACCGGCCGAACACGCTCATCAAGATCCCGGCGACGAAGGCCGGTCTGCCGGCGATCACCGAGGTCATCGGCAAGGGCATCAGTGTCAATGTGACGCTGATCTTCTCGCTGGAGCGCTACCGCGAGGTCATGGACGCCTACCTGGCGGGCCTGGAGCAGGCGAAGGCCGCGGGCCTGGACCTCTCCAAGATCCACTCGGTCGCCTCGTTCTTCGTGTCCCGGGTGGACAGCGAGATCGACAAGCGGCTCGACGCGCTGGGCACCGACGAGGCCAAGGCCCTCAAGGGCAAGGCGGCGCTCGCCAACGCACGGCTCGCCTACCAGGCGTACGAGGAGGTCTTCGCCTCCGACCGCTGGGCCGCGCTCGACCGGGCGCAGGCCAACAAGCAGCGTCCGCTGTGGGCCTCCACCGGGGTCAAGGACCCCGCGTACAAGGACACGCTGTACGTCGACGATCTGGTCGCCCCCGGCACGGTGAACACCATGCCCGAGGCCACGCTGAACGCCACGGCGGACCACGGACAGATCATCGGCGACACCATCGCCGGTACCTACGAGCAGGCGCGCGCCGAGCTCGACGCCGTCGAGAAGCTCGGGATCTCCTACGACGACGTCGTACGGGTCCTGGAGGACGAGGGCGTCGAGAAGTTCGCGGTGTCCTGGAACGACCTGCTCACTTCCACCGAGGCGGAGCTCAAGCGCCTCGCCCCTTCGGAGGGCTGA
- a CDS encoding PH domain-containing protein encodes MSAADDWRRLAPRTVLVTALVTAGVAAGAAVPTTLGLAGRLGTGPAVLWVLAGAALLIGCAAAGDHIRWRRTRYRVGPERVDLHTGLLLVKKRSLARERIRSVDLTAHLMLRLLGLVTVRIGTGEHTGGESTLELDPVTRAEGERLRRLLLERTATGPGGSHREGDLVTLDPRWIRYAPASFVAPMLGGAAAGAVMQVSEWAGAQRQVIAWIGDLFRETALLWMIVILVLAALVAGFLGALGLWVEMWWNYRLEREPGGTLRVRRGLLTTRSISVEEARLRGVDLVEPLGVRLLGAARLDAITTGMAKDEDSDKADHNTLLPPAPRRLADSVAAEVLREPVAPTGVPLTGHPRAARRRRLGWALWAALAPAAVLAVLGALLTPVLLWIALAWAVVFPPVAVLLALDAYRALGHAVGGRYLVTRSGTLRRSTAALERTGVIGWTVRQTYFQRRAGLLSITATTAAGAGAYTAHDADAHEGLGFAAEAVPGLLEPFLERVGTKARSAR; translated from the coding sequence ATGAGCGCTGCCGACGACTGGCGCCGTCTCGCCCCGCGCACGGTCCTGGTCACCGCGCTCGTCACGGCGGGCGTCGCGGCCGGCGCGGCCGTACCGACCACCCTCGGGCTGGCCGGCCGGCTCGGGACCGGCCCGGCGGTGCTCTGGGTGCTGGCCGGAGCCGCCCTGCTGATCGGCTGCGCGGCGGCCGGCGACCACATCCGCTGGCGCCGCACCCGCTACCGCGTCGGCCCCGAGCGCGTCGACCTGCACACCGGGCTGCTGCTCGTCAAGAAGCGATCCCTGGCCCGTGAGCGCATCCGCAGCGTCGATCTGACCGCCCACCTGATGCTGCGCCTCCTGGGCCTCGTCACGGTCAGGATCGGCACCGGGGAGCACACCGGCGGCGAATCCACCCTGGAGCTCGACCCGGTGACCCGCGCCGAGGGCGAACGGCTGCGCCGGCTGCTGCTGGAACGCACCGCCACCGGCCCCGGGGGCAGCCACCGCGAGGGCGACCTGGTCACCCTCGACCCGCGCTGGATCCGCTACGCCCCGGCCTCCTTCGTCGCCCCGATGCTGGGCGGTGCCGCGGCGGGGGCCGTGATGCAGGTCAGCGAATGGGCCGGGGCGCAGCGGCAGGTCATCGCCTGGATCGGTGATCTCTTCCGGGAGACCGCGCTGCTCTGGATGATCGTGATCCTGGTCCTGGCGGCCCTCGTCGCGGGCTTCCTCGGCGCGCTCGGACTCTGGGTCGAGATGTGGTGGAACTACCGTCTGGAGCGCGAACCCGGCGGCACCCTGCGGGTCCGGCGCGGGCTGCTGACCACCCGTTCCATCTCGGTCGAGGAGGCCAGACTGCGCGGCGTGGACCTCGTCGAGCCGCTCGGTGTCCGGCTGCTCGGCGCCGCCCGGCTGGACGCGATCACCACGGGGATGGCCAAGGACGAGGACTCGGACAAGGCCGACCACAACACCCTGCTCCCGCCCGCGCCCCGGCGGCTGGCCGACAGCGTCGCCGCCGAGGTGCTGCGGGAGCCGGTCGCCCCGACCGGTGTCCCGCTCACCGGCCACCCCCGCGCGGCCCGCCGCCGCAGGCTCGGCTGGGCGCTCTGGGCGGCCCTGGCCCCCGCCGCGGTCCTGGCCGTGCTCGGGGCACTGCTGACACCCGTCCTGCTCTGGATCGCGCTCGCCTGGGCCGTGGTGTTTCCGCCCGTCGCGGTCCTGCTCGCGCTGGACGCGTACCGTGCGCTGGGACACGCCGTCGGCGGCCGGTACCTGGTGACCCGCTCCGGCACCCTCCGCCGCTCCACCGCGGCGCTGGAGCGCACCGGGGTGATCGGCTGGACGGTCAGGCAGACGTACTTCCAGCGGCGGGCCGGGCTGCTGAGCATCACCGCCACCACGGCCGCCGGAGCGGGCGCCTACACGGCGCACGACGCCGACGCCCACGAGGGCCTCGGCTTCGCCGCCGAGGCCGTCCCCGGCCTGCTGGAACCCTTCCTGGAGCGTGTCGGGACAAAGGCCCGGTCCGCTCGATGA
- the zwf gene encoding glucose-6-phosphate dehydrogenase, whose protein sequence is MSGVPGANPLRDAQDRRLPRIAGPSGLVIFGVTGDLSRKKLMPAVYDLANRGLLPPGFSLIGFARREWQDEDFAQEVHDAVKQHARTPFREEVWQQLIQGMRFVQGNFDDDEAFETLKATIQELDQAQGTGGNFAFYLSVPPKFFPKVVQQLKKHGLADQKEGSWRRAVIEKPFGHDLTSAQELNQLVHDVFPPNEVFRIDHYLGKETVQNILALRFANTMFEPIWNRSYVDHVQITMAEDIGIGGRAGYYDGIGAARDVIQNHLLQLLALTAMEEPGSFHPKALVAEKLKVLTAVELPEDLGKHTVRGQYAHAWQGGEEVPGYLEEDGIDPKSTTDTFAAIKLTINNRRWAGVPFYLRTGKRLGRRVTEIAVVFKRAPYLPFESGATEELGGNALVIRVQPDEGVTVRFGSKVPGTSMEVRDVTMDFAYGESFTESSPEAYERLILDVLLGDANLFPRHQEVELSWNILDPIEEYWDKHGKPAQYAAGTWGPAEADEMLARDGRSWRRP, encoded by the coding sequence TTGTCTGGTGTTCCCGGAGCCAACCCGCTTCGTGACGCCCAGGACCGACGGCTCCCGCGCATCGCGGGGCCGTCGGGCCTGGTCATCTTTGGTGTAACGGGCGATTTGTCCCGTAAAAAGCTGATGCCCGCTGTCTACGATCTGGCCAACCGCGGCCTGCTGCCGCCGGGCTTCTCGCTCATCGGCTTCGCCCGCCGCGAATGGCAGGACGAGGACTTCGCCCAAGAGGTCCACGACGCCGTCAAGCAGCACGCGCGTACCCCGTTCCGCGAAGAGGTCTGGCAGCAGCTCATCCAGGGGATGCGCTTCGTCCAGGGCAACTTCGACGACGACGAGGCCTTCGAGACCCTGAAGGCCACCATCCAGGAGCTCGACCAGGCACAGGGCACGGGAGGCAACTTCGCCTTCTATCTGTCCGTTCCGCCGAAGTTCTTCCCCAAGGTCGTCCAGCAGCTCAAGAAGCACGGACTCGCCGACCAGAAGGAAGGCTCGTGGCGGCGTGCCGTCATCGAGAAGCCGTTCGGGCACGACCTCACCAGCGCGCAGGAGCTCAACCAGCTCGTGCACGACGTGTTCCCGCCCAACGAGGTCTTCCGGATCGACCACTACCTGGGCAAGGAGACGGTCCAGAACATCCTGGCGCTGCGTTTCGCCAACACGATGTTCGAGCCGATCTGGAACCGGTCCTACGTCGACCACGTCCAGATCACGATGGCCGAGGACATCGGCATCGGCGGCCGGGCCGGCTACTACGACGGCATCGGCGCGGCCCGTGACGTCATCCAGAACCACCTGCTCCAGCTGCTGGCGCTGACGGCGATGGAGGAGCCCGGCTCCTTCCACCCCAAGGCGCTGGTCGCCGAGAAGCTCAAGGTGCTCACGGCGGTGGAACTGCCGGAGGACCTGGGCAAGCACACCGTGCGCGGCCAGTACGCGCACGCGTGGCAGGGCGGCGAGGAGGTCCCCGGCTATCTGGAGGAGGACGGCATCGACCCCAAGTCGACGACCGACACCTTCGCCGCGATCAAGCTGACGATCAACAACCGCCGCTGGGCGGGGGTGCCGTTCTACCTGCGTACCGGAAAGCGGCTCGGCCGCCGGGTCACCGAGATCGCGGTCGTCTTCAAGCGGGCCCCGTATCTGCCCTTCGAGTCCGGCGCCACCGAGGAACTGGGCGGCAACGCCCTGGTCATCCGGGTCCAGCCGGACGAGGGTGTGACCGTGCGCTTCGGCTCCAAGGTGCCGGGCACCTCGATGGAGGTCCGGGACGTCACGATGGACTTCGCCTACGGCGAGTCCTTCACGGAGTCCAGCCCGGAGGCGTACGAGCGGCTCATCCTCGATGTGCTGCTCGGCGACGCCAACCTCTTCCCCCGTCACCAGGAGGTCGAGCTCTCCTGGAACATCCTCGACCCGATCGAGGAGTACTGGGACAAGCACGGCAAGCCCGCGCAGTACGCGGCCGGTACCTGGGGTCCGGCCGAGGCCGACGAGATGCTCGCACGCGACGGACGGAGCTGGCGCCGGCCATGA
- the pgl gene encoding 6-phosphogluconolactonase, which translates to MTVPQLVVHRDKELMAQAAAARLITRIVDSQAARGHASVVLTGGRNGNGLLAALAAAPARDAVDWARLDLWWGDERFLPEGDPERNVTQAREALLDSVPLDPARVHAMPASDGVYGNDADAAAAGYAAELAAAAGPEDHGPVPAFDVLMLGVGPDTHVASLFPELPAVRETERTVVGVHGAPKPPPTRVSLTLPAIRAAREVWLLAAGEDKAEAAAIALSGAGEIQAPAAGAYGRSRTLWLLDASAASQLPRALYPPASP; encoded by the coding sequence GTGACGGTCCCCCAACTGGTCGTGCACCGCGACAAGGAACTGATGGCGCAGGCCGCGGCGGCCCGGCTGATCACGAGGATCGTGGACTCCCAGGCCGCACGCGGTCACGCCTCGGTGGTGCTGACCGGAGGACGCAACGGCAACGGCCTGCTGGCCGCACTCGCCGCGGCGCCCGCCCGGGACGCCGTCGACTGGGCACGGCTGGACCTCTGGTGGGGCGACGAGCGCTTCCTGCCCGAGGGCGATCCGGAGCGCAATGTCACGCAGGCCCGCGAGGCCCTGCTGGACTCGGTGCCGCTGGACCCCGCCCGGGTGCACGCGATGCCTGCCTCGGACGGCGTGTACGGCAATGACGCGGACGCGGCCGCCGCCGGCTACGCCGCCGAACTCGCCGCGGCGGCGGGGCCGGAGGACCACGGCCCCGTACCGGCGTTCGACGTGCTGATGCTGGGCGTGGGCCCGGACACCCATGTCGCCTCGCTCTTCCCGGAGCTGCCCGCGGTACGGGAGACCGAGCGCACCGTCGTCGGTGTGCACGGCGCCCCGAAGCCGCCGCCGACCAGGGTCTCCCTCACGCTGCCCGCGATCCGGGCGGCGCGCGAGGTGTGGCTGCTGGCGGCGGGCGAGGACAAGGCGGAGGCCGCGGCCATCGCGCTGTCCGGTGCCGGGGAGATCCAGGCCCCGGCGGCGGGGGCGTACGGCCGCTCCAGGACGCTGTGGCTGCTGGACGCCTCGGCGGCCTCGCAGCTGCCGCGTGCGCTGTATCCGCCGGCCTCTCCCTGA
- a CDS encoding PH domain-containing protein encodes MPQGEGKIRLRPPANTLDGRAVGWWRAQWVLLTALPVVVLGVLGLLIEPARFWLLLPAGVLAVTGAACAALLPLWWFRTHRWEVTEDAVYVRTGVLRQEWRIAPMSRIQTVDTVRGPLEQLYRLATVTVTTASAKGAVKIEGLDHEVAAELAERLTRITRDTPGDAT; translated from the coding sequence ATGCCGCAGGGGGAGGGGAAGATACGGCTCCGGCCGCCGGCCAACACGCTGGACGGACGGGCCGTCGGCTGGTGGCGCGCCCAGTGGGTGCTGCTGACCGCCCTGCCGGTCGTGGTGCTCGGGGTGCTGGGCCTGCTCATCGAACCGGCCCGGTTCTGGCTGCTGCTGCCCGCCGGAGTGCTGGCCGTCACCGGAGCGGCCTGCGCCGCCCTCCTCCCCCTGTGGTGGTTCCGGACCCACCGCTGGGAGGTCACCGAGGACGCGGTGTACGTCCGCACCGGCGTCCTCCGGCAGGAATGGCGGATCGCGCCGATGTCCCGGATCCAGACCGTGGACACCGTGCGCGGCCCGCTGGAACAGCTCTACCGGCTCGCCACGGTCACCGTCACCACCGCGTCCGCCAAGGGCGCGGTGAAGATCGAGGGCCTGGACCACGAGGTGGCGGCCGAGCTGGCCGAACGGCTGACCCGGATCACCCGCGACACCCCGGGCGACGCCACATGA
- a CDS encoding heme A synthase, with amino-acid sequence MVRVETPLSYIAKRWTPSTKVVRRAALSAVVMTVFIIITGGAVRLTGSGLGCDTWPKCTDESLFATPEQGLHGAIEFGNRMLTYVLSAAVGWAIISVRSAKPRRRALTRLAWSQFWLVMGNAVIGGITVWAGLNPWSVAGHFLLANCLLTVAVITWVRVGEGDGPRSPRAPRPVRNLSWAIVGTSAVLIALGTTVTGSGKHAGDSSDVPRMPWDWNAAAHVHAIAAWVVCALAIGMWLALRMADAPADTRARARDLLIVLVAQGGIGYVQYFSDVPEVLVGLHMFGSSLMWIAVLRLALSMRERPAAAGAPVPGPSAAEQQKATPAPAS; translated from the coding sequence ATGGTGCGCGTGGAAACCCCCCTCTCCTACATCGCCAAGCGCTGGACGCCGTCCACCAAGGTGGTCCGGCGCGCCGCGCTCTCCGCGGTCGTGATGACCGTGTTCATCATCATCACCGGCGGCGCCGTCCGGCTGACCGGCTCCGGTCTGGGCTGCGACACCTGGCCCAAGTGCACCGACGAGAGCCTCTTCGCCACGCCCGAGCAGGGCCTGCACGGCGCCATCGAATTCGGCAACCGCATGCTCACCTACGTCCTGTCGGCCGCGGTCGGCTGGGCGATCATCTCGGTGCGTTCCGCCAAGCCCCGGCGCCGCGCGCTGACGCGGCTGGCCTGGTCCCAGTTCTGGCTCGTGATGGGGAACGCCGTCATCGGCGGGATCACGGTCTGGGCCGGCCTCAACCCGTGGTCCGTGGCCGGTCACTTCCTGCTGGCCAACTGCCTGCTCACCGTCGCGGTCATCACCTGGGTCCGGGTCGGCGAGGGCGACGGCCCGCGCAGTCCCCGCGCACCGCGTCCTGTACGCAATCTGTCCTGGGCCATCGTCGGCACCTCGGCGGTCCTGATCGCGCTCGGTACGACGGTGACCGGCTCCGGCAAGCACGCCGGCGACAGCAGCGACGTCCCGCGCATGCCGTGGGACTGGAACGCGGCGGCCCATGTGCACGCCATCGCCGCCTGGGTCGTCTGCGCGCTGGCCATCGGCATGTGGCTGGCCCTGCGGATGGCGGACGCCCCCGCCGACACCCGGGCACGCGCCCGGGACCTGCTGATCGTGCTGGTGGCACAGGGCGGGATCGGCTATGTGCAGTACTTCAGCGACGTGCCCGAGGTCCTGGTCGGCCTCCATATGTTCGGCTCGTCCCTGATGTGGATCGCCGTGCTGCGGCTGGCGCTGAGCATGCGTGAGCGGCCGGCCGCGGCGGGCGCCCCGGTCCCGGGCCCGTCCGCCGCCGAGCAGCAGAAGGCCACGCCCGCACCCGCGAGCTGA
- a CDS encoding heme o synthase has product MCVTAVESRPAGVALTPSPGGHRPFGARIKAFVALTKPRIIELLLITTVPVMFLAAQGVPDLWLVLTTTIGGYLSAGGANALNMYIDRDIDALMDRTSQRPLVTGMVSPRECLAFGIALAVISTAWFAFFVNWLSAWLALGALLFYVVVYTMLLKRRTSQNIVWGGIAGCLPVLIGWSSVTNSMSWAAVILFAVMFFWTPPHYWPLSMKVKDDYARVGVPMLPVVATNQVVARQIVIYSWVMVGVSLLLTPLGYTGWFYTVVAVLSGAFWLWEAHGLQSRAKAGVTGAKLKEMRLFHWSITYVSLLFVAVAVDPFLR; this is encoded by the coding sequence GTGTGCGTGACGGCCGTCGAGTCCCGACCCGCAGGGGTCGCCTTGACTCCGAGCCCAGGGGGCCATCGCCCGTTCGGGGCCCGCATCAAGGCATTCGTGGCGCTTACCAAGCCGCGGATCATCGAGCTGTTGCTCATCACCACTGTTCCGGTGATGTTCCTCGCCGCTCAGGGTGTGCCCGACCTGTGGCTCGTACTCACTACCACCATCGGCGGATATCTCTCCGCCGGCGGTGCCAACGCGCTGAACATGTACATCGACCGCGACATCGACGCGTTGATGGACCGTACGTCGCAGCGCCCGCTGGTCACCGGCATGGTGAGCCCGCGCGAGTGCCTGGCCTTCGGAATCGCCCTCGCGGTGATTTCCACCGCCTGGTTCGCGTTCTTCGTCAACTGGCTCTCGGCCTGGCTCGCGCTCGGCGCGCTCCTCTTCTACGTCGTCGTCTACACGATGCTGCTGAAGCGCCGTACCTCGCAGAACATCGTCTGGGGCGGAATCGCCGGATGCCTGCCGGTCCTCATCGGCTGGTCCTCGGTGACCAACTCGATGTCCTGGGCCGCCGTCATCCTCTTCGCGGTCATGTTCTTCTGGACGCCGCCGCACTACTGGCCGCTGTCCATGAAGGTCAAGGACGACTACGCCCGGGTCGGCGTCCCGATGCTCCCGGTCGTGGCCACCAATCAGGTGGTCGCCCGCCAGATCGTCATCTACAGCTGGGTGATGGTCGGGGTCTCGCTGCTGCTGACCCCGCTGGGCTACACGGGCTGGTTCTACACGGTGGTGGCGGTGCTCTCCGGCGCCTTCTGGCTCTGGGAGGCGCACGGTCTGCAGAGCCGCGCCAAGGCCGGGGTGACCGGCGCCAAGCTCAAGGAGATGCGGCTGTTCCACTGGTCCATCACCTATGTCTCGCTCCTCTTCGTCGCTGTCGCGGTGGACCCCTTCCTCCGCTGA
- the tkt gene encoding transketolase, with protein sequence MSTKPTTTDLQWTELDQRAVDTVRVLAADAVQKVGNGHPGTAMSLAPAAYTLFQKVMRHDPADADWTGRDRFVLSAGHSSLTLYIQLYLAGYGLELDDLKAFRTWGSKTPGHPEYGHTTGVETTTGPLGQGVANAVGMAMAARYERGLFDPDAAPGTSPFDHNIWVIAGDGCLQEGISAEASSLAGHQKLGNLTLLWDDNHISIEGDTETAVSEDTLKRYEAYGWHVQRVEQLPSGDLDPKGLYEALLAAKAETGRPSFIAARSIIAWPAPHAQNTEAAHGSALGDDEVAATKRVLGFDPEKSFEVSDEVIGHTREALDRGREAKATWEKSFAAWRTANPERAAEFDRIAAGELPTGWEERLPLFEAGKSVATRAASGKVLQALGGVIPELWGGSADLAGSNNTTIDKTSSFLPAGNPLPGADPYGRTIHFGIREHAMAAAMNGIALHGNTRIYGGTFLVFSDYMRNAVRLSALMHLPVTYVWTHDSVGLGEDGPTHQPVEHLAALRAIPGLNIVRPADANETTIAWREILRRYTKVFGKGAPHGLALTRQGVPTYEANEDAAKGGYVLFDAEGGEPQVLLIGTGSEVQLAVEAREQLQAAGVPTRVVSMPSVEWFEEQDQAYRDSVLPPSVKARVAVEAGIGLTWYRYVGDAGRIVSLEHFGASADAKVLFREFGFTAEHVAAAARESLAAAAR encoded by the coding sequence GTGAGCACCAAGCCGACCACCACAGACCTCCAGTGGACCGAATTGGACCAGCGGGCCGTGGACACTGTCCGCGTCCTCGCCGCGGACGCCGTACAGAAGGTCGGAAACGGCCACCCGGGTACGGCCATGAGCCTGGCTCCCGCCGCGTACACCCTCTTCCAGAAGGTGATGCGGCACGACCCGGCGGACGCGGACTGGACCGGCCGTGACCGGTTCGTCCTCTCGGCGGGCCACTCCAGCCTGACCCTCTACATCCAGCTCTACCTGGCCGGCTACGGCCTGGAGCTCGATGACCTGAAGGCCTTCCGCACCTGGGGCTCCAAGACCCCCGGCCACCCGGAGTACGGGCACACCACGGGCGTCGAGACGACCACCGGGCCGCTGGGCCAGGGCGTCGCCAACGCGGTGGGCATGGCCATGGCGGCACGGTACGAGCGCGGCCTGTTCGACCCTGACGCGGCCCCCGGCACCTCCCCGTTCGACCACAACATCTGGGTCATCGCCGGTGACGGCTGCCTCCAGGAGGGCATCTCCGCCGAGGCCTCCTCGCTGGCGGGTCACCAGAAGCTGGGCAATCTGACCCTGCTGTGGGACGACAACCACATCTCCATCGAGGGCGACACGGAGACCGCGGTCTCCGAGGACACCCTCAAGCGTTACGAGGCGTACGGCTGGCACGTCCAGCGTGTCGAGCAGCTGCCCAGCGGCGATCTCGACCCCAAGGGTCTGTACGAGGCGCTGCTGGCCGCCAAGGCCGAGACCGGGCGCCCGTCGTTCATCGCGGCCCGGTCGATCATCGCCTGGCCGGCCCCGCACGCCCAGAACACCGAGGCCGCGCACGGCTCGGCGCTCGGCGACGACGAGGTCGCGGCCACCAAGCGGGTCCTCGGCTTCGACCCGGAGAAGTCCTTCGAGGTCTCCGACGAGGTCATCGGGCACACCCGAGAGGCGCTGGACCGCGGCCGTGAGGCCAAGGCCACCTGGGAGAAGTCCTTCGCCGCGTGGCGCACCGCCAACCCGGAGCGCGCCGCCGAGTTCGACCGGATCGCCGCGGGCGAGCTGCCCACGGGCTGGGAGGAGAGGCTTCCCCTCTTCGAGGCGGGCAAGAGCGTCGCCACCCGCGCCGCCTCCGGCAAGGTGCTCCAGGCGCTCGGCGGTGTCATCCCCGAGCTGTGGGGCGGCTCCGCCGACCTCGCGGGCTCGAACAACACCACGATCGACAAGACCTCCTCGTTCCTCCCGGCGGGCAACCCGCTGCCGGGCGCGGACCCGTACGGCCGCACGATCCACTTCGGTATCCGTGAGCACGCCATGGCCGCCGCCATGAACGGCATCGCGCTGCACGGCAACACCCGTATCTACGGCGGCACCTTCCTGGTGTTCTCCGACTACATGCGCAACGCGGTGCGGCTGTCCGCGCTGATGCACCTGCCGGTGACGTACGTGTGGACGCACGACTCGGTCGGTCTGGGCGAGGACGGCCCGACCCACCAGCCGGTGGAGCACCTGGCCGCGCTGCGCGCCATCCCGGGTCTGAACATCGTGCGCCCGGCCGACGCCAACGAGACCACGATCGCCTGGCGCGAGATCCTGCGCCGCTACACCAAGGTGTTCGGCAAGGGCGCTCCGCACGGTCTGGCGCTGACCCGCCAGGGTGTGCCGACGTACGAGGCGAACGAGGACGCGGCCAAGGGCGGCTACGTGCTCTTCGACGCCGAGGGCGGCGAGCCGCAGGTCCTGCTGATCGGCACCGGCTCCGAGGTGCAGCTCGCCGTGGAGGCGCGCGAGCAGCTCCAGGCGGCCGGGGTGCCGACCCGGGTCGTCTCGATGCCGTCGGTCGAGTGGTTCGAGGAGCAGGACCAGGCGTACCGGGACAGCGTCCTGCCGCCGTCCGTGAAGGCCCGGGTCGCCGTCGAGGCGGGCATCGGCCTGACCTGGTACCGGTACGTCGGTGACGCCGGGCGGATCGTGTCGCTGGAGCACTTCGGTGCCTCGGCCGACGCGAAGGTGCTGTTCCGGGAGTTCGGCTTCACCGCCGAGCACGTGGCCGCCGCCGCGCGGGAATCTCTCGCCGCCGCCGCGCGCTGA
- the opcA gene encoding glucose-6-phosphate dehydrogenase assembly protein OpcA, protein MKIDLTETTSSKINQALVSARRAIGTPAIGMVLTLVIVTDEENAYDALKSAGDASREHPSRIIAVIKRISRSPRSRRDARLDAEVRVGSDAGTGETVVLRLHGELANHAQSVVLPLLLPDAPVVVWWPEDAPAEPAKDPLGALAQRRITDAYSAERPLDELAVRAATYNPGDTDLAWTRITPWRSMLAAALDQQPAAVSAATVEGESDNPSCELLAMWLAGRLGVPVERTLSGGPGLTAVRLETKNGVIVLDRADGSLATLSMEGQPDRAVALKRRETAELLAEELRRLDPDNTYESAVKFGVERLGGPSPAPTVKTVRAAEQPSADDGAKAPAAKKAPAKKAASK, encoded by the coding sequence ATGAAGATCGATCTCACGGAAACCACGTCCAGCAAGATCAACCAGGCCCTGGTGTCGGCCCGCCGGGCCATCGGCACCCCGGCCATCGGCATGGTGCTCACGCTGGTCATCGTCACCGACGAGGAGAACGCGTACGACGCGCTCAAGTCGGCGGGCGACGCCTCGCGCGAACACCCCTCGCGGATCATCGCGGTGATCAAGCGGATCAGCCGCTCGCCCCGCAGCCGCCGCGACGCCCGGCTCGACGCCGAGGTCCGGGTCGGCTCCGATGCCGGCACCGGCGAGACCGTCGTGCTGCGACTGCACGGCGAACTGGCCAACCACGCCCAGTCGGTGGTCCTGCCGCTGCTGCTGCCGGACGCCCCGGTCGTGGTGTGGTGGCCCGAGGACGCGCCCGCCGAACCGGCGAAGGACCCGCTGGGGGCCCTCGCGCAGCGCCGGATCACGGACGCCTACTCCGCCGAACGCCCGCTCGACGAGCTGGCGGTACGCGCGGCGACGTACAACCCGGGCGACACCGATCTGGCCTGGACCCGCATCACCCCGTGGCGTTCGATGCTGGCCGCAGCGCTGGACCAGCAGCCCGCCGCGGTCAGTGCCGCGACCGTCGAGGGCGAGAGCGACAACCCGAGCTGCGAACTGCTCGCCATGTGGCTCGCGGGCCGGCTGGGGGTCCCGGTGGAGCGCACGCTCTCCGGCGGTCCCGGTCTGACCGCGGTCCGGCTGGAGACGAAGAACGGTGTCATCGTTCTCGACCGGGCCGACGGCTCACTGGCCACGCTCTCCATGGAGGGCCAGCCGGACCGCGCCGTCGCGCTCAAGCGGCGGGAGACCGCCGAGCTGCTCGCGGAAGAGCTGCGCCGTCTGGACCCGGACAACACCTACGAGTCCGCGGTGAAGTTCGGTGTGGAGCGCCTCGGCGGTCCGTCCCCCGCGCCGACGGTGAAGACCGTTCGGGCGGCGGAGCAGCCGTCCGCCGACGACGGGGCGAAGGCCCCGGCCGCGAAGAAGGCCCCGGCCAAGAAGGCGGCGTCCAAGTGA